One Oryza glaberrima chromosome 11, OglaRS2, whole genome shotgun sequence genomic region harbors:
- the LOC127753864 gene encoding probable ubiquitin-like-specific protease 2B — translation MAPRRRTRSSGCDQVTVVDLVDSDEECKNKRPRRTIKPAARNASQSALPSSLDALNPNRRTLRTASSNRDKKNKDKLDTEIFELYLEGLWKDIDEEKRSAYAYFDSLWFHMYTSGHNKSNVLKWIKAKKVFSRQYVFVPIVIWGHWNLLVLCNFGETDYLGTDKGPRMLLLDSLKTTNPTRLRSNIKRFIADIFKTEEREENEQFINKICLEFPEVPQQNGDECGIYVLYFIYCFLQNKALGEDFSQLFDDPEEWENFRKGVHSFRENRENEIAE, via the exons AGTGCAAAAACAAGCGTCCTCGAAGAACCATCAAGCCAGCAGCGAGGAACGCTTCGCAAAGTGCATTGCCTTCCAGTCTTGATGCCCTAAACCCAAATAGAAGGACGCTTCGCACTGCATCAAGCAACAGAGACAAAAAGAATAAAGACAAATTGGATACTGAGATTTTTGAATTATACCTGGA GGGTCTTTGGAAGGACATAGATGAAGAAAAGAGGAGTGCTTATGCATACTTTGACTCATTGTGGTTTCACATGTACACCAGCGGACATAATAAATCTAATGTCCTTAAATGGATTAAGGCTAAGAAAGTATTTTCAAGACAATATGTTTTTGTTCCTATTGTTATCTG GGGACACTGGAACCTCCTGGTCTTATGCAACTTTGGTGAGACAGACTACCTGGGTACTGACAAAGGACCACGCATGCTGCTGCTGGATTCACTTAAAACGACAAATCCGACAAGGTTGCGATCGAATATCAAAAG ATTTATTGCTGATATTTTTAAAACTGAAGAGCGGGAAGAGAATGAGCAATTCATTAACAAAATCTGTCTTGAGTTTCCTGAG GTGCCACAGCAGAATGGGGATGAATGTGGTATATATGTTCTTTACTTTATCTACTGTTTTCTTCAGAACAAAGCACTGGGAGAAGATTTCAGCCAGCTG TTTGATGATCCAGAAGAATGGGAGAACTTCCGCAAGGGTGTTCATTCATTCCGAGA GAACAGAGAAAATGAAATTGCAGAATAG